In Acidovorax sp. 106, the following proteins share a genomic window:
- a CDS encoding methyl-accepting chemotaxis protein: protein MAAFSPLSPGLWLMRRMRWLGKVAWGTVLALLAVVLAGLSAPYWLTATACALMLYVQLALWVSMAQDMEAVAGSMRKTTQGDLTVHASLQSRDEMGDMARSLDQMVYKLSAMVADIRSNAALVAHAGQSLAQGNRALADRTEQQAANLEETAASVEQLSSTVQNNAHTALSADQKAAQVRQAADSGAQSMGLAVQSVEAIQQGARRMSEIIGVIDGIAFQTNILALNAAVEAARAGEQGRGFAVVASEVRMLAQRSAEAAREIRDLIQTSVGQVEGSAGLIRSAGEGISAMAGGIHSVAASMSEIANSSNEQSTGLKEISGAVQQLDQITQDNAQMVGLAVQQAEALEQRASTLNQAVAAFRLQQGTAEEAVALVRKAVALRRSSPREQFLGRITDKAAGFHDRDMYVFVLDEAGRYLAFGGNPSKVGTRVQDIPGIAGDQLVHDIVTQAQQGPGWVEYDITNPATGVVQTKMSFVSQVDDWYVGCGVYKTLAAR from the coding sequence ATGGCGGCGTTTTCTCCATTGAGCCCGGGGTTGTGGCTGATGCGGCGCATGCGCTGGCTTGGCAAAGTGGCATGGGGTACTGTGCTTGCCTTACTGGCCGTGGTGTTGGCAGGGCTTTCTGCACCGTATTGGCTGACGGCCACTGCGTGTGCGTTGATGCTTTATGTGCAACTGGCGCTGTGGGTGAGCATGGCCCAGGACATGGAGGCGGTGGCTGGCTCCATGCGCAAAACGACCCAGGGTGACCTGACCGTGCACGCCAGCCTGCAAAGCCGTGACGAGATGGGTGATATGGCCCGTTCGCTGGACCAGATGGTCTACAAACTTTCGGCCATGGTGGCAGACATTCGCAGCAATGCAGCGCTGGTTGCCCACGCAGGACAAAGCCTGGCGCAGGGCAATCGGGCTCTGGCCGACCGTACCGAGCAGCAGGCTGCCAACCTGGAGGAAACGGCGGCGAGTGTTGAGCAGTTGTCGTCGACCGTGCAAAACAATGCCCACACAGCCCTGAGCGCCGATCAAAAGGCCGCCCAGGTGCGGCAGGCCGCAGACAGCGGTGCTCAGTCCATGGGCCTAGCCGTGCAATCCGTAGAGGCTATCCAACAAGGTGCGCGCCGCATGAGCGAGATCATTGGCGTGATTGACGGTATCGCCTTTCAGACCAATATCTTGGCCCTGAACGCTGCTGTGGAGGCTGCCCGCGCGGGCGAGCAGGGTCGGGGCTTTGCGGTGGTGGCCAGCGAGGTGCGCATGCTGGCCCAGCGCTCTGCCGAGGCCGCCCGCGAGATCCGTGACCTGATCCAGACCTCTGTGGGGCAGGTGGAAGGCAGCGCAGGCCTGATTCGCTCCGCGGGCGAAGGGATTTCGGCCATGGCTGGGGGCATTCACAGTGTGGCCGCCAGCATGAGTGAGATTGCCAACTCCAGCAACGAACAAAGCACAGGGCTCAAAGAGATCAGCGGTGCGGTGCAGCAGCTGGACCAGATTACCCAGGACAACGCGCAGATGGTGGGGCTGGCTGTGCAGCAGGCCGAGGCTCTGGAGCAGCGTGCCAGCACCCTGAACCAGGCGGTGGCCGCTTTCAGGCTGCAGCAGGGTACGGCGGAAGAGGCGGTAGCGCTGGTGCGCAAGGCGGTGGCATTGCGCCGCTCCAGCCCACGCGAGCAGTTTCTGGGCCGGATCACAGACAAGGCGGCAGGCTTTCATGATCGCGACATGTATGTGTTCGTGCTCGATGAAGCGGGCCGCTACCTGGCCTTTGGAGGCAACCCCTCCAAAGTAGGCACGCGGGTGCAAGACATTCCGGGCATTGCCGGGGACCAATTGGTGCACGACATCGTGACCCAGGCCCAGCAAGGGCCCGGCTGGGTGGAATACGACATCACCAACCCCGCCACTGGGGTGGTACAGACCAAGATGTCGTTCGTCAGCCAGGTGGACGACTGGTATGTGGGGTGCGGCGTCTACAAAACCTTAGCAGCCCGGTAA
- the prmB gene encoding 50S ribosomal protein L3 N(5)-glutamine methyltransferase, producing the protein MSAPTTLAALVAQAAQQLQSAGLAFGHGTTNAQDEAAWLVLWRLGLALDTDLSEAPDSEAQRLVSADEQAAVAALLEQRIHTRKPAAYLTQEAWLQGVPFYVDERSIVPRSFIAELLADGSIDDFLGEHTHRVLDLCTGNGSLAVLAAMAYPDIEVTGADISPDALAVARINVDKHDLESRITLQLSDGLSALPGPWDLILCNPPYVNAQSMSSLPAEYRAEPELALAGGTDGMDFIRQLLQDAPSRMGEHAVLVLEIGNEREFFEAAFPTLPVFWLNTSAGEDQVLLVTRQALTAQSRLTAQ; encoded by the coding sequence ATGAGCGCCCCCACCACACTGGCGGCACTCGTCGCACAGGCCGCCCAGCAACTGCAATCTGCCGGCCTGGCGTTTGGCCACGGCACCACCAATGCGCAAGATGAGGCCGCTTGGCTGGTGCTGTGGCGCCTGGGCTTGGCCCTGGACACCGACTTGTCAGAGGCACCGGACTCCGAAGCGCAGCGCCTGGTGTCGGCCGACGAGCAGGCCGCAGTGGCCGCATTGCTGGAGCAGCGCATTCATACCCGCAAACCTGCCGCATACCTGACCCAGGAGGCTTGGCTGCAAGGCGTACCGTTCTATGTGGACGAGCGCTCCATCGTGCCGCGCAGCTTCATTGCCGAGTTGCTGGCCGACGGCAGCATTGACGATTTTTTGGGTGAACACACGCACCGAGTCCTGGACCTGTGCACCGGCAACGGCAGCTTGGCTGTGTTGGCGGCCATGGCTTACCCAGACATTGAAGTCACCGGCGCTGACATTTCGCCCGATGCGCTGGCTGTCGCGCGCATCAACGTAGACAAGCATGACCTGGAGTCGCGCATTACGCTGCAGTTGTCAGATGGCTTGTCCGCGCTACCCGGTCCTTGGGATTTGATTCTCTGCAACCCGCCTTACGTCAACGCCCAAAGCATGTCTAGCCTGCCTGCTGAATACCGGGCCGAGCCTGAGCTGGCGCTGGCGGGTGGCACTGACGGCATGGACTTCATCCGCCAACTGCTGCAAGACGCCCCATCGCGCATGGGTGAGCATGCCGTGCTTGTGCTGGAGATCGGCAACGAGCGCGAATTCTTTGAAGCAGCCTTCCCCACATTGCCTGTGTTTTGGCTGAATACCAGCGCGGGTGAAGACCAGGTTTTGCTGGTGACTCGGCAGGCCTTAACCGCCCAATCCCGGCTCACGGCACAATAG
- a CDS encoding PilT/PilU family type 4a pilus ATPase gives MSTMERILRLMSEKKASDVYLSANAPALIKINGECIPINNQILPPDAPRNLLSEIVPAERIEELEETGELNMGVPLNGVGRFRVSAMRQRGSYAVVIRFISQQIPEFESLNLPSVLTELIMEKRGLILVVGATGSGKSTTLASMIDTRNAAMSGHILTIEDPVEYQFRNKKSIVNQREIGSDTQSLQTALKNALRQAPDVILIGEIRDRETMSSAIAYAQSGHLCLATLHGNNSYQALNRILSFYPVEVRPTMLGDLASALKGVISQRLVRTTDGGRVPAVEVMLNTKLVSDLVEKGDFSGVKEAMEKSMAEGSQTFEEALAHLIMEKKIDRKEGMAYADSPTNLMWRLQNDFALAANAAKAQKEARDTPDDQPSFTEIVLDVKGS, from the coding sequence ATGAGTACGATGGAGCGGATTCTTCGCCTGATGAGCGAGAAAAAAGCGTCAGACGTTTACCTGTCTGCCAACGCCCCGGCGCTGATCAAAATCAACGGCGAGTGCATCCCGATCAACAACCAGATCCTTCCGCCGGATGCACCGCGCAACCTACTGTCTGAGATCGTTCCCGCAGAACGCATCGAAGAGCTGGAAGAAACGGGTGAGTTGAACATGGGCGTGCCGCTCAATGGTGTGGGGCGCTTTCGCGTCAGTGCCATGCGCCAACGCGGCAGCTACGCAGTGGTGATTCGCTTCATCTCACAGCAAATTCCAGAGTTTGAATCCCTGAATCTGCCATCGGTGCTGACCGAGCTGATCATGGAAAAGCGCGGCTTGATTCTGGTGGTGGGCGCCACGGGCTCAGGCAAGAGCACGACCCTGGCGTCGATGATCGACACGCGCAACGCCGCCATGTCAGGGCACATCCTCACCATCGAAGACCCTGTGGAATACCAGTTCCGCAACAAGAAATCGATCGTGAACCAGCGCGAAATCGGCAGCGACACCCAGTCACTGCAAACCGCACTCAAAAACGCGCTGCGCCAGGCCCCCGATGTGATCTTGATCGGTGAAATCCGCGACCGCGAAACCATGTCCTCGGCCATTGCCTATGCGCAATCCGGTCACCTGTGCCTGGCCACCCTTCACGGCAATAACAGCTACCAGGCCCTCAACCGCATTTTGAGCTTCTACCCCGTGGAAGTGCGTCCCACCATGCTGGGCGACCTGGCCTCAGCACTCAAAGGCGTCATCTCGCAGCGCCTGGTGCGCACTACCGACGGCGGCCGCGTGCCAGCGGTGGAGGTGATGCTGAACACCAAGCTGGTGTCTGATCTGGTGGAAAAAGGCGACTTTTCTGGCGTCAAAGAGGCCATGGAAAAATCCATGGCTGAAGGCTCGCAGACCTTTGAAGAAGCGCTGGCCCATCTGATCATGGAAAAGAAGATCGACCGCAAGGAAGGCATGGCCTACGCGGATTCGCCAACCAACCTGATGTGGCGCCTGCAAAACGACTTTGCCCTGGCCGCCAACGCAGCCAAGGCGCAAAAAGAAGCCCGCGACACCCCCGATGACCAGCCCTCTTTCACCGAGATCGTGCTGGACGTCAAAGGCAGCTGA
- the rsxB gene encoding electron transport complex subunit RsxB, with product MSPAQPATAGRATTAELARRIDAALPQTQCTRCGYPDCATYAQAVAVGEAGINQCPPGGAQGIERLAGIMGVPPLAMNPEHGQESVRAVAFIDENWCIGCTLCIKACPTDAIVGANKLMHTVIEPYCTGCELCVPACPVDCIELESVTGERTGWAAWSAEQANEARERYAARQQRLAQTGAQDETAADIRRTLLEEDAGPADAPAEPPLQDAAATRRAAIAAAMERARQLRAGGS from the coding sequence TTGAGCCCTGCCCAGCCCGCCACAGCGGGCCGCGCCACCACCGCCGAGCTGGCGCGCCGCATTGATGCGGCGCTGCCCCAAACCCAATGCACCCGCTGCGGCTACCCTGACTGCGCCACCTATGCGCAGGCCGTAGCCGTCGGCGAGGCTGGCATCAACCAATGCCCACCGGGCGGTGCACAGGGCATTGAGAGGCTCGCAGGCATCATGGGAGTGCCACCGCTGGCAATGAACCCTGAGCACGGACAAGAATCGGTTCGTGCCGTGGCGTTCATTGACGAAAACTGGTGCATCGGCTGCACGTTGTGCATCAAAGCCTGCCCCACCGATGCCATCGTGGGGGCCAACAAGCTGATGCACACGGTGATAGAGCCGTATTGCACAGGTTGCGAGTTGTGCGTGCCCGCCTGCCCGGTGGATTGCATTGAGCTGGAGAGCGTGACCGGCGAACGTACAGGCTGGGCCGCCTGGAGTGCGGAGCAAGCCAACGAGGCGCGCGAGCGTTACGCTGCACGCCAACAGCGCCTCGCCCAAACCGGGGCGCAGGACGAAACAGCCGCAGACATCCGGCGCACCTTACTGGAAGAAGACGCGGGCCCTGCTGATGCACCTGCGGAGCCACCATTGCAGGACGCAGCGGCCACTCGGCGCGCAGCGATTGCCGCAGCCATGGAGCGCGCAAGACAATTGCGTGCGGGCGGCAGCTGA
- the dapD gene encoding 2,3,4,5-tetrahydropyridine-2,6-dicarboxylate N-succinyltransferase: protein MSQQLQNTIETAWENRASLSPASAPKEVADAVDQVIAELNNGTLRVATREAVGQWTVHQWIKKAVLLSFRLKDNEVIQSGDLTFYDKVQTKFAHLSADELKATGVRVVPPAVARRGSYIAKGAILMPSYVNIGAYVGEGTMVDTWATVGSCAQIGAGVHLSGGVGIGGVLEPLQAGPTIIEDNCFIGARSEVVEGVVVEENSVLGMGVYLGQSTPIFNRATGEISYGRVPAGSVVVSGNLPKTAANGAPYSMYAAIIVKQVDAQTRSKTSINDLLRD from the coding sequence ATGAGCCAACAACTGCAAAACACCATTGAAACCGCATGGGAAAACCGTGCCAGCCTGTCTCCAGCGTCCGCCCCCAAGGAAGTGGCTGACGCCGTGGACCAGGTGATTGCCGAACTGAACAACGGCACCTTGCGCGTGGCAACACGTGAAGCCGTTGGCCAATGGACCGTGCACCAATGGATCAAGAAGGCCGTGCTGCTGTCCTTCCGACTCAAAGACAACGAAGTGATCCAGTCGGGCGACCTGACCTTCTACGACAAGGTGCAAACCAAGTTTGCGCACCTGAGCGCTGATGAACTCAAGGCCACTGGCGTGCGCGTGGTGCCTCCAGCCGTGGCACGCCGTGGCAGCTACATCGCCAAGGGCGCCATCCTGATGCCTTCTTACGTCAACATCGGCGCCTACGTGGGCGAAGGCACCATGGTGGACACATGGGCCACCGTGGGCTCGTGCGCACAGATCGGTGCAGGCGTTCACCTGTCGGGTGGCGTAGGCATTGGTGGCGTACTGGAGCCACTGCAAGCAGGCCCCACCATCATTGAAGACAACTGCTTCATCGGCGCCCGCTCTGAAGTGGTCGAAGGCGTTGTGGTCGAAGAAAACTCGGTATTGGGCATGGGCGTGTACCTGGGACAAAGCACCCCCATCTTCAACCGCGCCACGGGCGAAATCAGCTACGGCCGCGTGCCTGCCGGCTCCGTGGTGGTCAGTGGCAACCTGCCCAAGACGGCCGCCAACGGCGCGCCTTACAGCATGTATGCCGCCATCATCGTCAAGCAGGTCGATGCGCAAACGCGCTCCAAGACCAGCATCAACGACTTGCTGCGCGACTGA
- the dapE gene encoding succinyl-diaminopimelate desuccinylase, translating into MTRTLQLAEQLISLPSVTPLDEGCLELLAARLQPLGFVCERLDSGPADFRVSNLWAKRPAAPAAKAQAAIKTIVFAGHTDVVPTGPLAQWSSDPFTPTHKDGKLYGRGASDMKTSIAAFVVAVEEFLAASPDAPLHMAFLLTSDEEGPSVDGTKVVVEQLKARGEVLDYCIVGEPTSVEHTGDMIKNGRRGTLSGKLTVRGIQGHIAYPQLARNPIHQAMPALAELAATTWDQGNAFFPPTSWQVSNIHGGTGATNIIPGDVVVDFNFRFSTESTADGLQQRVHAVLDRHGLEYDLRWTLGGQPFLTTPGELVTAVQQAIVGETGLTTELSTTGGTSDGRFIAQICPQVIELGPPNATIHKIDEHVVVADIEPLKNIYRRTLENLRTQALDRAAVAA; encoded by the coding sequence ATGACCCGTACCCTGCAACTGGCTGAACAGCTGATCTCCCTGCCCTCCGTCACACCTTTGGACGAGGGCTGCCTTGAACTGTTGGCAGCGCGCTTGCAGCCCCTGGGTTTTGTGTGTGAACGGCTGGACAGTGGCCCCGCAGACTTCCGGGTCAGCAACTTGTGGGCAAAACGGCCTGCAGCGCCCGCTGCAAAAGCACAAGCAGCTATCAAAACCATAGTATTCGCAGGCCATACCGATGTGGTTCCCACGGGTCCCTTGGCCCAGTGGAGCAGTGACCCGTTCACGCCTACACACAAAGACGGCAAGTTGTATGGCCGAGGCGCCAGCGACATGAAAACCTCGATCGCCGCCTTTGTGGTGGCGGTCGAAGAATTCCTGGCAGCTTCGCCGGATGCCCCGCTGCACATGGCTTTCTTGCTGACCAGCGACGAGGAAGGCCCATCCGTCGACGGCACCAAGGTTGTGGTGGAGCAGCTCAAGGCGCGGGGCGAAGTGCTGGACTATTGCATCGTGGGCGAGCCCACTTCGGTCGAGCACACGGGCGACATGATCAAGAATGGCCGCCGTGGCACGCTCAGCGGCAAGCTCACCGTGCGCGGCATCCAGGGCCACATCGCCTACCCCCAACTGGCGCGCAACCCCATTCACCAAGCCATGCCCGCCTTGGCCGAACTGGCCGCTACCACGTGGGACCAAGGCAACGCCTTTTTTCCGCCCACCAGCTGGCAGGTCAGCAATATCCATGGCGGCACCGGTGCGACCAACATCATCCCGGGTGATGTGGTGGTGGATTTCAACTTCCGCTTTTCCACTGAATCCACGGCCGACGGCCTGCAACAGCGCGTGCACGCCGTGCTGGACCGCCATGGCCTCGAATACGACCTGCGCTGGACGCTAGGTGGTCAGCCCTTCCTCACCACACCGGGCGAATTGGTCACCGCCGTGCAGCAAGCCATCGTGGGCGAGACAGGCCTGACCACCGAGCTGTCCACCACCGGCGGCACCAGCGATGGCCGCTTCATTGCCCAAATCTGCCCCCAAGTGATTGAACTCGGCCCGCCCAACGCCACCATCCACAAAATCGATGAGCATGTGGTGGTGGCCGACATTGAGCCACTCAAAAACATCTACCGCCGCACGCTGGAAAACCTGCGCACCCAAGCCCTGGACCGCGCGGCGGTAGCAGCATGA
- a CDS encoding polyhydroxyalkanoate depolymerase — MLYQIYETQRSLMEPFADFAQAASKLFSNPVSPFNQVPLAQRLSAGYDLLYRLGKDYEKPTFDIPSVDVDGVGVAIHERIELDKPFCELRRFKRFSDDPATLTKIKGQPVVLIVAPLSGHYATLLRDTVRTMLKDHKVYITDWKNARLVPLSEGEFHLDDYVNYVQEFIRYLQGTYGNCHVISVCQPTVPVLAAVSLMASRGETTPLTMTMMGGPIDARKSPTSVNNLAMNRSFEWFENNVIYRVPDNFPGAGRRVYPGFLQHTGFVAMNPDRHASSHYDYFKDLIKGDDASAEAHRKFYDEYNAVLDMDADYYLETISTVFQEYRLVNGTWDVRSPDGKLERVRPQDITTTALFTVEGELDDISGSGQTEAAHDLCTGIVRKEQRHLEAKGAGHYGIFSGRRWRELVYPQVKAFIVEHQLSAAPASKTATSRTGAAAPAPAESATAVAVTSTPTQRSRRATSARKA; from the coding sequence ATGCTCTACCAGATCTACGAAACCCAGCGCTCCCTGATGGAGCCCTTTGCTGACTTTGCGCAAGCAGCATCCAAACTCTTCAGCAATCCGGTTTCGCCGTTCAACCAGGTCCCGCTGGCACAGCGCCTGTCGGCTGGCTACGACCTGCTGTACCGCCTGGGCAAAGACTACGAAAAACCCACCTTTGACATTCCCAGTGTAGATGTGGACGGCGTGGGGGTGGCCATCCATGAGCGCATTGAGCTGGACAAGCCATTTTGCGAACTGCGCCGCTTCAAGCGCTTTTCAGACGATCCTGCCACCCTGACCAAGATCAAGGGTCAGCCGGTGGTGCTGATCGTGGCCCCCCTGTCTGGCCACTACGCCACGCTGCTGCGCGACACCGTGCGCACCATGCTCAAAGACCACAAGGTCTACATCACCGACTGGAAGAATGCACGCCTGGTGCCCCTGTCCGAAGGTGAATTCCACCTGGACGACTACGTTAACTACGTGCAGGAGTTCATTCGCTACCTGCAAGGGACCTATGGCAACTGCCATGTCATCAGCGTGTGCCAGCCCACCGTGCCCGTGCTGGCCGCTGTGTCCCTCATGGCCAGCCGGGGCGAGACCACACCGTTGACCATGACCATGATGGGCGGCCCCATCGACGCCCGTAAGTCACCCACATCGGTGAACAACCTAGCGATGAACCGCAGCTTTGAATGGTTTGAGAACAACGTGATCTACCGGGTGCCAGACAACTTCCCTGGGGCTGGCCGGCGCGTGTACCCCGGCTTTTTGCAGCACACCGGTTTTGTAGCGATGAACCCTGATCGCCACGCCTCCAGCCATTACGACTATTTCAAAGACCTGATCAAAGGTGACGACGCCAGCGCCGAAGCCCACCGCAAGTTCTATGACGAGTACAACGCTGTGCTGGACATGGATGCGGATTACTACCTGGAGACCATCAGCACCGTCTTCCAGGAGTACAGGCTGGTCAATGGCACCTGGGATGTGCGCTCCCCCGATGGCAAGTTAGAACGGGTGCGCCCCCAAGACATCACCACCACCGCCTTGTTTACGGTAGAGGGCGAGCTGGACGACATCTCCGGCTCGGGCCAGACAGAGGCCGCCCACGACCTGTGCACTGGCATTGTGCGCAAAGAGCAGCGCCATTTGGAAGCCAAAGGTGCCGGGCACTACGGTATCTTCAGCGGCAGACGCTGGCGCGAACTCGTGTACCCCCAGGTCAAGGCGTTCATTGTGGAACACCAGTTGAGCGCCGCACCGGCGAGCAAAACGGCGACCTCTCGCACCGGGGCGGCAGCACCTGCTCCCGCAGAATCGGCAACGGCTGTGGCCGTTACGTCAACGCCGACGCAGCGATCCCGCCGAGCCACCTCGGCACGCAAGGCTTGA
- the dapC gene encoding succinyldiaminopimelate transaminase, translating to MNSLLSHLQPYPFERLRQLFAEVTPPAHYSPISLGMGEPRHPTPQFIKDTLCNNLEGLASYPATAGDIRLRTAFTDWIARRYQLALSPATQVLPINGSREALFAFAQTVVDAAQPDPVVVCPNPFYQIYEGAALLAGATPYYAPSDPARNFAVDWDSVPQEIWKRTQLIFVCSPGNPTGAVMPLSEWHKLFALSDRYGFVIASDECYSEIYFRDEPPLGGLEAAHKLGRHDFKNLISFTSLSKRSNVPGLRSGFVAGDAALMKSFLLYRTYHGSAMSPIVQEASIAAWADEEHVVQNRALYRKKFAQVTPLLAGVMEVALPDAGFYLWAKVPDALGMTDAEFAKALLAQYNVTVLPGSYLAREAQGSNPGAQRVRMALVADTEECVEAALRIVQFIQSRTA from the coding sequence ATGAATTCCCTGCTCTCTCACTTGCAGCCTTATCCGTTTGAAAGGTTGCGGCAACTTTTCGCTGAGGTCACGCCTCCAGCCCACTACTCACCCATCAGCCTGGGCATGGGAGAGCCTCGCCATCCCACCCCGCAATTCATCAAAGACACACTTTGCAACAATTTGGAGGGATTGGCTAGCTATCCCGCCACCGCAGGGGATATTCGCCTTCGCACGGCATTCACCGACTGGATTGCCCGCCGTTACCAGCTTGCACTGAGCCCAGCCACCCAGGTGCTGCCTATCAATGGCTCTCGCGAAGCCCTGTTTGCCTTTGCGCAAACGGTGGTGGATGCAGCCCAACCCGACCCAGTCGTGGTATGCCCCAATCCGTTCTATCAAATCTATGAGGGAGCGGCTTTGCTGGCGGGGGCCACGCCCTACTATGCGCCCAGCGATCCGGCGCGCAACTTTGCGGTGGATTGGGACAGCGTTCCACAGGAAATCTGGAAGCGCACGCAACTGATTTTTGTGTGCTCCCCCGGCAACCCCACAGGTGCTGTCATGCCACTGAGCGAGTGGCACAAACTGTTTGCGCTGAGTGACCGTTACGGTTTTGTGATCGCATCGGACGAGTGCTACAGCGAAATCTACTTCCGTGACGAGCCGCCTTTGGGTGGACTCGAAGCTGCTCACAAGCTGGGGCGCCACGATTTCAAAAACCTGATCTCCTTCACCAGCCTGTCCAAGCGCAGCAACGTGCCGGGCCTGCGCAGCGGCTTTGTGGCGGGCGATGCAGCGCTGATGAAGAGCTTCTTGCTCTACCGCACCTACCATGGCAGCGCCATGAGCCCTATCGTGCAAGAAGCCAGCATTGCCGCCTGGGCCGACGAAGAGCATGTGGTGCAAAACCGCGCCCTGTACCGCAAGAAATTTGCCCAGGTCACCCCGCTGCTGGCGGGCGTGATGGAGGTGGCCCTGCCCGACGCTGGCTTTTACCTCTGGGCCAAAGTGCCCGATGCCTTGGGCATGACCGATGCCGAATTCGCGAAGGCGCTTTTGGCTCAATACAATGTGACGGTGCTGCCCGGCAGCTACCTGGCCCGCGAGGCCCAGGGCAGCAACCCCGGTGCCCAGCGCGTGCGCATGGCCCTCGTGGCCGACACCGAAGAATGCGTGGAAGCCGCACTGCGCATCGTCCAATTCATCCAATCCCGTACTGCTTGA